Genomic segment of Capsicum annuum cultivar UCD-10X-F1 unplaced genomic scaffold, UCD10Xv1.1 ctg51106, whole genome shotgun sequence:
TTCTTCCAAGGAAGCTGCAGAAGGAATTGCTTATCAGTGGAGATACATGGTTGAAAATGAGCGTAAGTGTGTGCCCGTTTTGGAGATTTTAGTTTTTTGGGTTGGTTCTTTAGCAATCATATGTGGTAACAATGTTTCAGCTGGAGACCCTGGAGTAGCACCTGGATCATGCTCCAGTCGTAAGGAATCAAAGCCACTTAATTCCAGAAGTGCCTCTCTGTTTCTAATGAATTACTTTCCCACAGTTGCTGTACAAAACGGAGCCTGCAAAGAGCATTCAACTCAACTTTTTGATACCGCTGCTGCCTGTTACAAAGCAGCAGGCAACATGATGCCCAATTATGTGGCAGTAAATTTTTACATGGTATTGAAATATTTACTTCTTACTGATGCTAGTGCTATTACTAAAGATTTTCAATGCTGACTGATGAAAAAATATCCTGCAGAGAAGTGATGGAGGAGGAGTTTTTGATGTTTTAGATCAAATGAACGGTCGGACACTGTGTGGTTGCCCTACGGTCACAGCATGCCAGGTTTTCCATCTTTTCTCACATACTGGATATTGGATAATAGTTTTAGAACTGTAAAAAAGGGTCCCTATGACAAAGGTTCACTCTATGAAGAGAGTTAGGTGGAAGAGCCATAATTGAGCTTCTCTTTATTAGCTGATTCTGAGCTTGAATTATGTTGCCTGTAAGTGATGAGCTTCTCTTTATTAGCTGATTCTGAGCTTGAATTATGTTGACCGTAAGTGATGCATTTTTTTCAATACAGACAGTAGGAGATAGTAATGTACTTCTCTGTCCAGAAAAAATTGAGGTCCACAAATAGAAATAGCATTTGAGGAAAGCTTCTAGATGAGAAATAGCATACCTCTTATGTGATTAATCAGATCACAAGAGCTTGAAACATCAGCTACAAATTTGATGTATTATTCAC
This window contains:
- the LOC107860276 gene encoding PI-PLC X domain-containing protein At5g67130, with product SKEAAEGIAYQWRYMVENEPGDPGVAPGSCSSRKESKPLNSRSASLFLMNYFPTVAVQNGACKEHSTQLFDTAAACYKAAGNMMPNYVAVNFYMRSDGGGVFDVLDQMNGRTLCGCPTVTACQAGVHFGVCKNITAANAAPTATNTGGMFSGSVQLTGHASAIHFSSVLYLFSLSSVIILFPL